CCATGCGTGTTCACCGCGACCTCGATCGGGGTCTGTGCGGTCAACGGGCTCATCGTGGCCAGCAGCTGGCGGGTGAGCGGCGCGTCGAAGAGGGTGTCCACCAGCAGTGCGCTGTCGGTGCCGCGGATCAGGCCGGCGTTGCTGCGTCCCCAGCTGCCGTCCGGCTGCAGGTAGGCGTGGACGTTCTCGGTTACCTCGTGCAGGTCCTTGGTGTACTCCACCGGGCCAGCTTCGCATCGGGGGCGGCCAGGCAACAGGGACGGCAGGGCTGGACACCGCGAGTAGCATCGATAGTCCGCACCGCCAATGTCGTCCGTGAGCCAACCACCCCCTGCACGCGAGGCGATCAGCATGGGTGTTCCAGGTGACTCCGCACCGGCCGACGAGCCGGCCGTCGGCAGGTCCGGCGCCCGGTTTCCCTCGGCACGGCCGCGGAAGCGGTGCGAGGTCGGCCGGACTGGCGCACGCTTCCCCTCGGCGAAACTGCTGGACAGCCTGGCCGAGCCGGAACCCGAGATCGAACCGTCGCCACCGCAGGTGGCCGAACCGGAACCCCGGCCCGCCGAGCGGCTCGAGGACGGCGAGGAGCTGCCCGTCGAGTCCGAGGCGGCCCGGCTGCGGGTGCGCCCCTATGTGCTGACCCACGGCCGTACCCGCTCGGCCAAGCACCTGGCAATGGAGACGTTGATCGCCACCGAACCACGCGGGCCCTGGCAGGACGAGTGGCTGAGTACGGAGAGCAGGGCGGTCGGGCGGCTGTGCGCCGAGCCGCGCTCGGTGGCCGAGGTCGCCGCCCTGCTCGCGCTGCCACTCGGGGTGGCGCGGGTGCTGCTCGGGGACCTGGCCGAGGCCGGGTTGGTCCAGGTGCACGCCAGCCTTTCCACCCCGGACGGCCGCCCTGACCTGGACCTGATGCGCCGCGTCCTGCGCGGCCTCCGTGCCCTCTAGCCGCGGTTGCCTGAAGGGGTGAATCGATGGTTCACTTCTTGCATGCCGTACCGGAGGACACCGCGGATCCAGGAGCGACTGGACACCCAGCGCGCCGCGATCGTCGACGCCGCCACGGAGCTGCTGGCGGAGAGCGGGTACGCGGGCTGCTCGATGGCAGCCGTCGCGGCCAGGGCCGGGGTCAGCGTGGGTAGCGTGTACCGCCACTTCCCCGGCAAGGCCGAGCTGGTGGCCGAGTTGTTCCGGGTGGTCGTCAGCCGCGAGGTGGCCGCGGTGGACGAGGCGTCCCGGAGCCGGGGCGAGATCACCGAACGGATCGTCGCGGTGATCGAGACCTTCGCGGGCCGCGCGCTGAAGGCGCCCCGGCTGGCCTACGCCCTGCTGGCCGAACCGGTGGACGCTCCGGTGGAGGCGGAGCGGCTGCGGTTCCGCCGGGCGTTCCGGGACATCGTGGCCAGCCGGATCGAGGAGGGGGTCGCGGCCGGTGTGCTCCCGCCGCAGGATCCGCAGATCACCGCGGCCGCGTTGGTCGGTGCGG
The sequence above is drawn from the Amycolatopsis aidingensis genome and encodes:
- a CDS encoding TetR/AcrR family transcriptional regulator, encoding MPYRRTPRIQERLDTQRAAIVDAATELLAESGYAGCSMAAVAARAGVSVGSVYRHFPGKAELVAELFRVVVSREVAAVDEASRSRGEITERIVAVIETFAGRALKAPRLAYALLAEPVDAPVEAERLRFRRAFRDIVASRIEEGVAAGVLPPQDPQITAAALVGAAAEVLIGPLTAEHTDGTATATMPALCTFTLRALGDAHA
- a CDS encoding DUF742 domain-containing protein yields the protein MGVPGDSAPADEPAVGRSGARFPSARPRKRCEVGRTGARFPSAKLLDSLAEPEPEIEPSPPQVAEPEPRPAERLEDGEELPVESEAARLRVRPYVLTHGRTRSAKHLAMETLIATEPRGPWQDEWLSTESRAVGRLCAEPRSVAEVAALLALPLGVARVLLGDLAEAGLVQVHASLSTPDGRPDLDLMRRVLRGLRAL